taagtcttgtatggttaattaattaattagcaacATTTTTACTAGATTAAGTATTagtagtatttatttatttattagattattaattattataggtgagtatatttttatattaaaaactaatgtATTTTAATGCATTGATTACAcatgatgttaaaataaaaaaataaaaaacataatgaataaatgaattgattgtttaaaaaataaaatttgcttttttaattaagtagattttcaaaaaatggaaaaaagatgagaattattttacaaaattaattaaaatcaaaatgttaaaaaaaaaaacaaaacttaattaatataaaacttaatttaatttggtgAGATGGTGGGAATGGGGTGGCTTTgagtaatattaaaataaaattcaaatttgagtttaaataaattaattccatattttcatttataaaaatatttagttaaaaattcaaaagatttcttttggaattattttttcattcaaaatgtcctaaaaaaagttttagattTACCTTTTAATCATACTATTACTTTTCCTCTAAAACCTACCTTGGAGagatgttttaatattttatattttacttgaaACTACCACTTAAGAGTGATGTTTCCCattgatttcattttaaaattgtaagaGAAATTcgtctttttaattttaaaattatattttgaaaatatcatttattcaaaaaatcaaacatatttcaaataatatctcatttttaattcacaaactTCCAAAATcgtttatatttttactttcatCCTACCAGCATCAGTATTTGCTTACGTGGTACAAAATTTCTTattctaataattattttcttagatatcatgtttttaattttttttttctcaggtTAGTGTAATACTTAAAAAAGCCGCAGCAGACTCTTATGAGAAGCATAAGCATAAGCATAAGCACGTGTTGAACCATCATCCCTTTTAAATACGCGAGTGGCCCATAAACCCTCCTCCCTCTAGGGTTTTACTGACGTTCTcttaaaaaccctaatttttctCAGTTAGGGTTTTCTCGAGGTTGGAGAAATGATGAACATAATCTCGAGGAAGTCATCTTCCTTGGCGTCTGTTAAGGCACCGATTCGAGCCCTGGCCTCGGTGCCTCATGTACATTCTCTCCTCCACTTCCACATCCACCCTCCAATTTCCACCTCAGCTTCCGATGCAGTTGTGGCTAGAAACGTTGTTACTTCTGCCGCCCCAATTCCACCGCTGTCTGGTCTACTCGGGTTCAGCGGTTTTGGGGTGAGGAACTTTCGCTCCCAATCTGGGCCCTTGGATTTCAGGGCTTCTGTGGCGTCTCGGGCTGAGTACGCCGTTGCTGATTTTTCCGATGAGGAGAAGTCCTCCAAAGGAGGTGACGAGGGTCTTGAGATATCGAAACTTGGCATTGCTCAAGAAATCGTTTCTGCTTTGGCCAACAAGGGTATCACTAAGCTCTTCCCTATTCAGGTATGGTTTTTTTTCCCCCCAGAATTTCAGGGTTACTTCCagatgtttggttgctgagaattTGGAACAAAATAAAGGAATATCTGTTTTAgtcttatgtttttgtttttgcttttggaACTggggttctttttcttttccttttttttttaaataaaaaaaccacttTTGGCAGTCCACGAAGACATTTCACCGCACGAATTTGAAAACCCAAAACTGACcagaaaaaacattttatggTGTATCCATTATGAAAGCTCACTCATTCGACATTCTCCTGAAAAATAgtataacaaattataaaattcttcaaaattaacaTCTGAATTGCTCAACTAAAATGATAAAACTCACATATGTGACGTATTACTAGACTAGTACATATATTGATCTCGAATATCAACTAGGTATAAGAATAGTTGAATCATAAGGTGCtaacaatattttctctttaactTCGACAATaacatgatttttaatttattttttttcaaatttagcaaaaatacGAAGCCAAATGGGACACACATATGCTATCCATATCATAAACACATGTATGAAGAGGTAGATCTTAGTTTATTTCTCAGTTTTTATGTCAACGTAATATGACTAAATGGGTGAGAATGAGGTTGCAATATGACAAATAATGGAGGAGGAATGAGGATGCGGGAGGGCCTTCAAGTGGTCTTGATAGATAGTATTATTGTAAGGGCATTCTACTTTTTTCAGTGTAAATTTTGGTTAATGTTGAGGTTTAAAACTTTTGTGGCCGAATCTCTACATGGCTTCTCAAAAGTGATCATCCAATACTGATTATAAGTTGTGAAGGGGCTTCTCTTTTATTTCCGCCCTTTCTGTCTCCACAAATAGAGAGCAGTGTTCATTTCCTTAAACCATTCACTTACGGTGCCTTGTTTAGATCTGATGAAGTACCACTGAGaggaaaaaataagaagaaatatgAACTTTTTTAAGTCAGGGACTatacaaaggaaaatgaaatataatgactgtttttaaaactttccatttcaaaattttaaaacaattcagAAAGAATAAAATAGAGAATTAATCTTGATTTGCATGATTATGCTTGAATACTTGTAATGGTAGTCAAGGGAATGAAGTGGGAAGATAGGTtttatattaaatcaatttgatttcCATCTGTGTGGTTCTTGGGAAGAATCAGGGAAAGGAAAATACATTACTACCTAAATGTGatatatcattttcaatacaTGAAAGTGCTTTTTCATAATTACAGCAGAGTAATCTTttgttctgtttggttgctgagaaacatGATGTAAAGAAAAGAATATACAATTCTGATGCTTATTTTTGCTCTGGGTTGGCCCAGTAGGCTCATTGATGCAGGTTTTGTTCTCTTGGCCCTTGATAGtgtaaaacttaatatattatGATAGTAGATAGAAACTGCTATTGTTATTGTCAACagttgatttaaaaaatgctAATGTGCTTCTGATGAttgtaaataaataacaagtttAAGAgttctattatatatttaataccATTTTCAGGTTCAAAAGATGAAACAAGAAATCATCTCTTGTACTAGGCTCTgttgattttttctttgttgggtCCCAAATTATTGAGAATGCCAGTTCAGGGTGAGCATATTTTGGCTAATCCTGAATGTCAACCCAAATAATGAGAAGCCGAATATTGGAACCATTTCATGATTGTAATTGGAAAATTGATTGGTTACATATATTTGATAAGGGTCTTGAAAGTATTTTGGCATGCCTCCTTGTTGAGAATGCCAACAAAGGATAAGCAGGATTTAGCTGGTGTCTTGAAGAAGCTGCTTATGGTTAATGTTGAGTGTTTGCCACATGATAGGTCATGCTATATGATCATTGAAATAATTGCGACATTAGGCGATTAGGCCCTGGAATTTTCTTTGTTCGGTCCGCATTCTTTTTTCACTAAGTATCAACCTCaggaattttattttgtttttttaaagtatcTACTTCTGGAATTGTATGATTTAGCCTAGTCAGTCTACTCAGGATGCATCCTTTTCCCTGAATGCTTTATTCTTTAGAAACTCCAGATCACTGTTTTAGggaattcttttttaataattcatgttaatttttcacatttatttctTGATATGTCAGTAACTCAATATTTGGTTTTGGAGATTCCATTTttcgtaaaaaaaaaatttgtacatTGTACAGAGAGCTGTGCTGGAACCTGCAATGCAAGGGCGTGACATGATCGGTCGTGCTAGAACAGGGACTGGGAAAACCCTTGCTTTTGGGATTCCCATCATGGATAAAGTTATTCAATACAATGCTAAGCATGGGTTTGTTTGTTTACTCCAGTAACACTTGATTCATTGGTTCaatttttaccttttctttttgaagatTGATTATGTGTTCTGTTATAAAATGGAACAGGACATCAATGCAATTTTTGGTCTTTATTATtggcataatattttttatgttttgtacaAACAGACGTGGGAGGAATCCGTTGGCCTTGGTTTTGGCTCCAACAAGAGAACTTGCACGGCAAGTGGAGAAGGAATTCTGTGAATCTGCCCCCAATTTGGATACACTTTGTGTTTATGGGGGTACCCCCATCTCACGCCAAATGAATTCCCTGGACTATGGTGTTGATGTAGTTGTTGGCACACCTGGTCGCATTATCGATCTGATTAAGAGAGGTGCTTTAAATTTGTCAGAAGTTCAGTTTGTTGTTCTTGATGAAGCTGATCAGATGCTTGCAGTGGGCTTTGAGGAAGATGTTGAAATGATTTTAGAGAAGTTGCCACAAAATCGTCAGAGCATGATGTTCTCTGCAACAATGCCAAGTTGGATTAGGAAGCTTACCCAGAAGTACCTAAAAAATCCATTAACTATTGATCTTGTGAGTTTGGAGAGtttgtttttccatttcttaTTCGCTGGTTTTAGTAACTATTATCCTTTTCCAAGCTATATTATGAAAAGGCATGTTCTTAACTATTTGATTCTTATGACTGCAAACTTATTAATATTGGATGTTCACTGTAGGTAGGGGATTCTGATCAGAAGTTGGCAGAAGGAATTTCCCTATATTCTATTGCATCGGAAATGTATGAGAAAGCTTCAATTGTTGGACCACTGATAACAGTATGAACCCAGGacttcattttgtttctttctcctAATTTTTACTGTTTCCAGAGCTTTAGGTTTGCTGTATGTTAAAGTTTTTGCAAATGCTGAATAgcttcccttttttattttagctCATTCTTGCTTTTACCTCCATCAAGTTTTTTCCCTTAGCACCATACATGTGTTTGTTAGGAACATGCAAAAGGTGGAAAATGTATTGTTTTCACTCAAACAAAACGCGATGCTGATCGATTGGCATATGCTATGGCAAGAAACTTCAGATGTGAGGCTCTGCATGGGGATATCTCACAGAGTCAGAGGGAAAGAACCCTTTCAGGATTCCGAGATGGGCACTTCAATGTATTAGTTGCCACAGATGTTGCTGCTCGTGGGCTTGATATACCTAATGTTGACCTGGTAAGTTCTTGTCTTCTgtacatcatttttgttttaaccatttttgcaataatattttcttctccttaGCAATGACATTTCTTATCCTTAGTTGATCAAAGTTATTGCTTGAACAGGTCGCCTGTCTGtacttcattttttcatttcccAATATAGTTTTTTCCACCTCCTCCGTTTGAGTTTATATTGGTATTCCTTCTTTTTTTACATGATCCAAAGTGGAATTGTATTATAATCTTTCCCTAAATATCTGTGAGTAttaacaatgttttaaaagtgaTCCTTGTTTCCTCTTCTGACATCAAATTGAAGAGTAATATCTCTTTTCATTGATCACGGTTTTGGTTCATAGCTtaacattcaattttttttttcctttttaattttttttttattattattttttatttttacatatgaaAGATGGAGTTAGTAGTATCATATGGACATGATATTTTTCATGTACACATTGTTTCTCTTGAACAGCATATTGCCTAATGAATCATGTCTTGATTATAGCATTTGATTTATCATGCAGTGTGTGAAAAAACACAGGATATCATATATACTTAAAAGATGGAGACCAACACAGAGGGAATTGAGACAAATGTAAAAGCGAACCTCTAAATGCCTAggattacttatcaaaaaaaacaaaatgatgcTGTGTCTGTACAATccttagttttaatatttttggccAATCCTATGCATCTAGAGGTTCTCTTTTACATTTGTCTCAATTCCCTTTGTGTTGGTCTTCATCTTTCAAGTATATCTGATATCCTGTGTTTTTTCACACTGCATGATGGTCACCTATTGCCAAAAGCCATCAAAGCAAGGGGCGATGAAAATAGATCTCTTCTGACACTAAATGTGGGAAAGGAAAATCATCCCAACCCAACCTCAATAAAGTTAAActcacttatcaaaaaaaaaaacctcaataaAGTTAAACTGAGCTCCACTTCAGCTTGATTTTTAAGCTTAGATTGAGTTTATGCTGTCAACTCAGGTCAGAGGCCAGTAGGGCTGGGCTTTGGCTTCTTGAGTTGTGCAACATGGCTGACATGCCCAACTTGCAGTCGTCATGTCTAGTTGTGGTGCTGCCCCATTTTTTCTTGGCACCTTTTAATGAAGTTTTATTTGCCTACCTAAAATGAAAACGTTATTGATTTGTTCTCATTGTGGTAAATTATGGAAATGGGTGCATCCTTGCTTTTGCTAGTTTCCTTCTGATTGAACTTTTTTTTgcctaaaaaaatgttatggatTTGTTGTCATTGTGGAAAATTAGGAAATAATTGGTCCTTGGCTGTATTGTTGTGTGGTTTTTTGTATTAAACGTGTTTGCTATGTCTACTTTTATTGATGTGCATGGAAGTACGAGGGAACTTCTTCCTTGGAGATATTTGCTTGTAACACAAACTAATTCTACTGCAATGTGTGGTGTCCATGTGTGTGCTTTAGTTAGCTTAAtgcttttattttgttgaaCCTTTTTGTTTCCATTCTTTCACTTCTTTTCAACACTTTCCAAAGCTATGCATGTTCACATGCCGTTGCTTTTTCTTCACATGCCGTTCTTTTCTTGCTCAGATAATACATTATGAGCTTCCCAATTCCTCAGAGATCTTTGTTCATCGGTCTGGACGAACAGGACGTGCAGGAAAGAAAGGAACTGCAATTCTCATTTATGCAGAACAGCAAGCCAGGACTGTCCGGTTTATTGAGCGAGATATAGGATGCAAATTCTCAGAGGTTGGTGCTGATTTTCACTAACATTTTAATGCTCTTACGATTGTTTGTTCTCATAGTTTCATGCCTGTTTTGTACCCATCAAAAAAGTATCTGTGGTCTTGAAAGCTGAAGGTTAAATTTGATAAACTGGAATATCACGCTAAGAGTTCTATGCAGGTCAGCTGGGGTGGAATATTTTGGATAGGGTATAGATCGCTGCACAGTTATTAACCATCGAAAATGAGTATTCAATTCTTGCAGAGATATCATAAATTCATGAGATCTCTTCTGTACAGATGCAGACAAACCATAGTTGAAGAATTATATGTATCTGATAGGGGAATGGCAAACATGTTAAAAGAAGATTTGGGTGGATCTAAGTTAGtggaaattttcttattatatcaTGGTTAGAGTTTTCTGAAAGATGAACAATGAGCCATCAAATACACTCTCAGATGACCTTGctttacatttaaaaatgtGATATATATACTGTTGATTTTACTAATTATGAGTATCAATTGCATTGCATATGTGTGAACAATGTGTATGCTTATTTCTGCTCAATTTAATTACTGTATTGGACTTATTGCCTCATGATATATTTAGTTCTACAGTAGATTAATTGCTTGATTATTTCCTCTTGTTTGTTATCAGCTCCCTAGGATTGCTACTGAGGGTGGTAGCAGAGACATGTTTAGGGACatgggtggtggtggtgatggtggcCGGTTTGGCTCTTTTGGAAGTAGGGGAGGTGGTCGTGTTGGTGGCGGATTTGGCCGATCTGGATCATCATTTGGTCGTAGTGGTGGATATGGTGAATCTGGCTCTGGACGTTCTGGTTCCTTTGGCGGATTTGGCTCAAGTCGATCGGGTGGTGGATCTAGCTCTAGCCGTTCAGGCAATTTTGGTGGCTCTAGTTTTGGTCGATCAGGTGAATTTGGGGACACTATTGGTTCAGACCGATCAAGTGGTTTTGGGAATTTTGGTGGATCAGATCGTTCGAGTGGTTTCAGAAATCCTGGTTCAGGTCGTTCTAGTGGATCTGATTCTACTCGTTTAAGCCGTACAAGTGGTGGCTTCAATGATTCGTTTTCAAGCCGTTTTGGTGACTTTGGAGATGATAGGAGTAATAATGGTCAGAGCACTGGGAGAAGATCATTCTAAAATCACTCAACTGATTTTCATAATGGCGATTGGGGCACTAGGAGAGGTAAAATATTGCACATTTAATGGTTAATGCTGatcctcacatttttttaaGCAGTTCTTGGAGACCATTTTCTATAGTCGTTCATGCCTTAGCTATATTCTTCTTATGTTAATGTTCATAAATGAAAGCTtaacaatcttttatttattgggCATTTGGTTTCAGTATTCTAATATTTGTAAGTACATACAAAAAGGGTGAAATTTAACAATCTTTGATTTCTAGGACATTTGGTTCCAGTATTTGTGTGCTTTTAGGTAGTGATTTGTATGCTATCTGTAGCTGATGTGAAATGAATATGTTTATCTCATGGGTGTAccaatacaaagaaaaaagaaaaaaaaaaggcttaatAATTGGGTATCACTtcataatgaaaagaaaagaaaagaaaagaaaagaaaataaaagaaaaagcataaAATCATCATTATTGCCAAGCTTTTGCTGCATTTTAACCTTTTTCACATCAGTCTTGTGTCTTTGGAGTTGTTAAATTGCTGGGGTTGGCCTTCACATGTTTATTTTGTACTTGCAGGTATAAGGACAGAAAAACAGAGTTTGAAGGAAATGAAATAGCaagaaatgaaatgagaatTTTGGTGAAGGTTTGTGGGGATGACACAtgaatcttttgtttttaggtGTCTCTTGGTCGATATTATTTGTTAGTAATTCCTTGAGGAATTAAATAAACATCATATACTTGGCACATGTACACTTTATTGCGATATGTTTTTAGTTAGTTTGGAAGGATTCTGGTTTGACTTGAGAGTAATCTTTCGTATGAATGATGAAATGGATATCACCTCATTATTTTTAGCTGGTCATATTGCTACCATGCCTGTAACAGCAGAAAATAATTGGGTGGTCGTCTTAATTTTTCCCTTTCAAGGCCTGTGGAAAAAGTGCAATCTAAACAAGACTAATAAAAATGTATAATGTACTGAATTGAAGATATGTTCAAAAGAGGTTGTATCAAAGAATTGATCATA
The window above is part of the Vitis riparia cultivar Riparia Gloire de Montpellier isolate 1030 chromosome 12, EGFV_Vit.rip_1.0, whole genome shotgun sequence genome. Proteins encoded here:
- the LOC117926764 gene encoding DEAD-box ATP-dependent RNA helicase 53, mitochondrial-like, translated to MMNIISRKSSSLASVKAPIRALASVPHVHSLLHFHIHPPISTSASDAVVARNVVTSAAPIPPLSGLLGFSGFGVRNFRSQSGPLDFRASVASRAEYAVADFSDEEKSSKGGDEGLEISKLGIAQEIVSALANKGITKLFPIQRAVLEPAMQGRDMIGRARTGTGKTLAFGIPIMDKVIQYNAKHGRGRNPLALVLAPTRELARQVEKEFCESAPNLDTLCVYGGTPISRQMNSLDYGVDVVVGTPGRIIDLIKRGALNLSEVQFVVLDEADQMLAVGFEEDVEMILEKLPQNRQSMMFSATMPSWIRKLTQKYLKNPLTIDLVGDSDQKLAEGISLYSIASEMYEKASIVGPLITEHAKGGKCIVFTQTKRDADRLAYAMARNFRCEALHGDISQSQRERTLSGFRDGHFNVLVATDVAARGLDIPNVDLIIHYELPNSSEIFVHRSGRTGRAGKKGTAILIYAEQQARTVRFIERDIGCKFSELPRIATEGGSRDMFRDMGGGGDGGRFGSFGSRGGGRVGGGFGRSGSSFGRSGGYGESGSGRSGSFGGFGSSRSGGGSSSSRSGNFGGSSFGRSGEFGDTIGSDRSSGFGNFGGSDRSSGFRNPGSGRSSGSDSTRLSRTSGGFNDSFSSRFGDFGDDRSNNGQSTGRRSF